In Kocuria turfanensis, a single genomic region encodes these proteins:
- a CDS encoding MFS transporter codes for MPSPATTAAPARAGAREWAALVVLMLPVLLISVDNTVLNFALPEISRELRPTGTQLLWMVDAYPLVLAGLLVPMGSLGDRVGRRRLLLVGSTGFAVVSALAAFAPTGAALVAARALLGLFGSMLMPATLSLLRNIFHDPTQRRAAIAVWATGFSAGGALGPVLGGFLLEHFWWGSVLLIAVPVLLPLLVLAPVLVPESRNPAPGPVDVPSAALIMTAMVGLVHGLKDLGAHGPSPAVAAAVLLAAAAGTLFVRRQLRRPVPMLDLRLFRHAPFTGGLLNNLVASTTFIGVLFFVSQYLQLVEGVPPMRAGLALLPGAAVTIVSGLLAVHVVGVVRPAFVLGGGLLVMASGFLLVLLGDLSGGSVLVVALMVIGLGSGAAQTIAGDLILAEVAPEQAGAASAISETAYELGAGLGVAVLGTAVTATYAHRVVPPPGLAPEQAATAGETLGGAVDVAGALDPAASDQLLASAVAAFEAGVHLSAGIGAVLLGVTAVVVALLLRRVPRLRRR; via the coding sequence ATGCCCTCCCCTGCCACCACGGCCGCTCCCGCCCGCGCCGGCGCCCGTGAGTGGGCGGCCCTCGTGGTGCTGATGCTGCCGGTGCTGCTGATCTCCGTGGACAACACGGTGCTGAACTTCGCGCTGCCCGAGATCTCCCGGGAGCTGCGCCCCACCGGCACGCAGCTGCTGTGGATGGTGGACGCCTACCCGCTGGTGCTGGCCGGACTGCTCGTGCCGATGGGATCCCTCGGGGACCGGGTGGGGCGCCGCCGGCTGCTGCTGGTGGGGAGCACGGGGTTCGCGGTGGTGTCGGCGCTGGCCGCGTTCGCCCCCACGGGAGCGGCGCTCGTGGCGGCCCGCGCGCTGCTGGGGCTCTTCGGGTCCATGCTGATGCCGGCCACCCTGTCCCTGCTGCGCAACATCTTCCACGACCCCACCCAGCGGCGGGCCGCCATCGCGGTGTGGGCCACGGGCTTCTCGGCGGGCGGGGCCCTCGGTCCGGTGCTGGGCGGGTTCCTGCTGGAGCACTTCTGGTGGGGCTCCGTCCTCCTCATCGCCGTGCCGGTGCTGCTGCCCCTGCTGGTCCTGGCCCCGGTGCTGGTGCCGGAATCCCGGAACCCGGCCCCCGGGCCGGTGGACGTGCCCAGCGCGGCGCTGATCATGACGGCCATGGTCGGACTGGTCCACGGCCTCAAGGACCTCGGCGCGCACGGGCCCTCCCCGGCCGTGGCCGCGGCGGTCCTGCTCGCCGCCGCCGCGGGGACCCTGTTCGTGCGCCGCCAGCTGCGCCGGCCGGTGCCGATGCTGGACCTGCGCCTGTTCCGCCACGCACCGTTCACCGGCGGTCTGCTCAACAACCTGGTGGCCTCCACCACCTTCATCGGCGTCCTCTTCTTCGTCTCCCAGTACCTGCAGCTGGTCGAGGGCGTGCCGCCGATGCGGGCGGGCCTGGCCCTGCTGCCGGGCGCGGCCGTGACCATCGTGTCGGGGCTGCTCGCGGTGCACGTGGTCGGCGTCGTCCGCCCGGCGTTCGTGCTCGGCGGCGGCCTGCTGGTCATGGCCTCCGGCTTCCTGCTGGTGCTGCTCGGGGACCTCTCCGGCGGGTCGGTCCTCGTCGTCGCCCTCATGGTGATCGGGCTCGGCTCCGGGGCGGCCCAGACGATCGCGGGGGACCTGATCCTCGCCGAGGTCGCCCCCGAGCAGGCCGGTGCGGCCTCGGCGATCTCCGAGACCGCCTACGAGCTCGGCGCGGGGCTGGGCGTGGCCGTGCTGGGCACGGCCGTCACGGCCACCTACGCGCACCGGGTGGTGCCGCCGCCGGGCCTGGCCCCGGAGCAGGCCGCCACCGCGGGCGAGACCCTGGGCGGGGCGGTCGACGTCGCGGGGGCCCTGGACCCGGCCGCGTCCGACCAGCTGCTCGCCTCGGCGGTGGCGGCCTTCGAGGCCGGGGTGCACCTGTCCGCCGGGATCGGCGCCGTCCTGCTGGGCGTGACCGCCGTGGTCGTGGCCCTGCTCCTGCGCCGCGTGCCGCGGCTGCGCCGCCGGTAG
- a CDS encoding DUF2254 domain-containing protein — translation MQKLSGSWRRVFNKFWFVPAVCVVAAVVLAQSVVAVDRWLPEDLDSPWISWVYAVGIDGSRGMLSAIGGSMLAVAATAFSITISVVATASSTYGPRLVRNFMADRGNQVVLGVLVSTFIYALLVLRTIRSASDDLAQPFVPHLAVNLAVLLAVVDVALIVYFIHHIADSVQVDTLVHGVRRRLLAVIERWHPEETPEELVRTAGRRRGGGQLRADAVGYVVSVNFERLRSHAEDQDVVVELVPRVGDHVLPEEPLFRVWPEHRAEELAERLRHCVALGDSRSADQDVRFAEQQVVELAVRALSPSTNDPYTAVNAIEEVAAGIVTAVSRPLPGNTVVVDGEPRLRYRVVGLDEIVDMPFDQIRPHATGHVSVLLALVDLAARIGSATVHPSVERQVREHVDVLLGQYRDSGPNPRDLARVEQHAAARLGG, via the coding sequence ATGCAGAAGCTGTCCGGTTCCTGGCGCCGGGTGTTCAACAAGTTCTGGTTCGTCCCCGCCGTGTGCGTGGTGGCCGCCGTCGTGCTGGCCCAGTCCGTGGTGGCCGTGGACCGGTGGCTGCCCGAGGACCTGGACTCGCCCTGGATCTCGTGGGTCTACGCGGTGGGCATCGACGGGTCCCGGGGGATGCTCTCGGCGATCGGCGGGTCGATGCTCGCAGTGGCCGCGACCGCGTTCTCCATCACCATCTCGGTGGTCGCCACGGCCAGTTCCACGTACGGGCCGCGGCTGGTGCGCAACTTCATGGCGGACCGCGGCAACCAGGTGGTGCTGGGCGTGCTGGTCTCCACCTTCATCTACGCCCTCCTGGTGCTGCGCACGATCCGCTCCGCCTCGGACGACCTGGCCCAGCCGTTCGTGCCGCACCTGGCGGTCAACCTGGCCGTGCTGCTGGCCGTGGTCGACGTCGCCCTGATCGTGTACTTCATCCACCACATCGCCGACTCCGTCCAGGTGGACACCCTCGTGCACGGGGTGCGCCGGCGCCTGCTGGCCGTGATCGAGCGGTGGCACCCGGAGGAGACGCCCGAGGAGCTGGTGCGGACCGCCGGCCGCCGCCGCGGCGGCGGGCAGCTCCGCGCGGACGCCGTCGGCTACGTCGTCAGCGTGAACTTCGAGCGGCTGCGCTCCCACGCCGAGGACCAGGACGTCGTCGTGGAGCTCGTCCCGCGGGTGGGCGACCACGTCCTGCCGGAGGAGCCCCTGTTCCGCGTCTGGCCCGAGCACCGGGCGGAGGAGCTGGCGGAGCGGCTGCGGCACTGCGTGGCGCTCGGCGACTCCCGGTCGGCGGACCAGGACGTACGGTTCGCCGAGCAGCAGGTCGTGGAGCTGGCGGTGCGGGCGCTGTCCCCGAGCACCAACGACCCCTACACCGCGGTCAACGCCATCGAGGAGGTCGCGGCCGGCATCGTCACGGCCGTCTCCCGCCCGCTGCCCGGCAACACGGTGGTCGTGGACGGGGAGCCCCGCCTCCGCTACCGGGTGGTGGGCCTCGACGAGATCGTGGACATGCCCTTCGACCAGATCCGCCCGCACGCGACCGGGCACGTCAGCGTGCTGCTGGCCCTCGTGGACCTCGCCGCCCGGATCGGGTCCGCGACCGTGCACCCCTCGGTGGAGCGGCAGGTGCGCGAGCACGTCGACGTGCTGCTCGGCCAGTACCGGGACAGCGGCCCGAACCCGCGGGACCTCGCCCGCGTGGAGCAGCACGCGGCGGCCCGGCTGGGCGGCTGA
- a CDS encoding AMP-binding protein: MVEPVPTSAMSDAAPGVSEQYEAVRDRVLELREDYDRAREEFRWPRMEHFNFALDWFDHVARDPGRGSRDALWIVAADGSEQRRTFAELAESSARTANWLRGLGVRRGDRILLMLGNQLELWETQLAGMKLGAPLIPTAVMMPPADLQDRVRRGRVSWVVTDAANAPKFAAVDGDYGLVVVGGDAEVEAARAQLPGRAVRRYADSAGADAVFVPEGVTRSRDPLLLYFTSGTTSQAKLVEHTHYSYSFGHLSTVYWMGLRPGDVHLNIASPGWGKHSWSNFFAPWIAEATVFILNQERFDAVGLMEQMGRAGVTSFCAPPTVWRMLIQADLHRVQDPPVSAVSAGEPLNPEVIRRVQEAWGVTIRDGYGQTETTLQIANTPGQPVVPGAMGRPLPGFVVELLDPRTGAPAEEGEICLKVDDDPPGIMAGYIDEPERTAEVVQDGWYHTRDIARRDEHGVYTYVGRTDDVFKASDYRISPFELESVLIEHPAVAEAAVVPAPDPVRHAVPKAYLVLAAGAEPTRELAGEILRFARENLAPYKRVRRIEFTDLPKTISGKIRRVVLREREAAADRPAAGAPAAPPADGLGIEYTEADFPGLRG, from the coding sequence ATGGTCGAGCCGGTTCCCACGAGCGCGATGTCCGACGCCGCCCCCGGCGTCTCCGAGCAGTACGAGGCGGTCCGGGACCGTGTCCTGGAGCTGCGCGAGGACTACGACCGGGCGCGGGAGGAGTTCCGCTGGCCGCGGATGGAGCACTTCAACTTCGCCCTGGACTGGTTCGACCACGTGGCCCGGGACCCCGGGCGGGGGAGCCGGGACGCCTTGTGGATCGTGGCCGCCGACGGCTCGGAGCAGCGGCGCACCTTCGCCGAGCTCGCCGAGTCCTCGGCCCGCACCGCGAACTGGCTGCGGGGCCTGGGGGTCCGCCGCGGCGACCGCATCCTGCTGATGCTGGGCAACCAGCTGGAGCTGTGGGAGACCCAGCTCGCCGGGATGAAGCTGGGGGCGCCGCTGATCCCGACCGCCGTCATGATGCCGCCCGCGGACCTGCAGGACCGGGTCCGGCGCGGCCGGGTCTCCTGGGTCGTGACGGACGCCGCCAACGCCCCGAAGTTCGCCGCGGTGGACGGGGACTACGGTCTCGTCGTCGTGGGCGGGGACGCGGAGGTGGAGGCCGCGCGGGCGCAGCTGCCCGGCCGGGCGGTGCGCCGCTACGCCGACTCCGCCGGCGCGGACGCCGTGTTCGTCCCCGAGGGGGTCACGCGCTCCCGGGACCCGCTGCTGCTGTACTTCACCTCCGGGACCACGTCGCAGGCCAAGCTCGTGGAGCACACCCACTACTCCTACTCGTTCGGGCACCTCTCCACCGTCTACTGGATGGGCCTGCGCCCCGGGGACGTGCACCTGAACATCGCCTCGCCCGGGTGGGGCAAGCACTCGTGGTCGAACTTCTTCGCCCCGTGGATCGCGGAGGCCACCGTGTTCATCCTCAACCAGGAGCGCTTCGACGCGGTGGGCCTCATGGAGCAGATGGGCCGCGCGGGCGTCACCAGCTTCTGCGCCCCGCCCACCGTGTGGCGGATGCTCATCCAGGCCGATCTGCACCGCGTCCAGGACCCGCCGGTGTCCGCCGTCTCCGCCGGGGAGCCGCTGAACCCCGAGGTGATCCGCCGGGTGCAGGAGGCGTGGGGCGTGACGATCCGGGACGGCTACGGCCAGACGGAGACCACGCTGCAGATCGCCAACACTCCCGGCCAGCCGGTCGTGCCCGGCGCCATGGGCAGGCCGCTGCCGGGCTTCGTCGTCGAGCTCCTGGACCCCCGCACGGGCGCGCCCGCCGAGGAGGGCGAGATCTGCCTGAAGGTGGACGACGATCCCCCCGGGATCATGGCCGGCTACATCGACGAGCCCGAGCGCACCGCCGAGGTCGTCCAGGACGGCTGGTACCACACCCGGGACATCGCCCGCCGGGACGAGCACGGCGTCTACACCTACGTGGGGCGCACCGACGACGTCTTCAAGGCCTCGGACTACCGGATCTCCCCGTTCGAGCTGGAGTCGGTGCTCATCGAGCACCCCGCGGTCGCGGAGGCGGCCGTGGTCCCGGCCCCGGACCCCGTCCGGCACGCCGTGCCGAAGGCCTACCTGGTGCTCGCCGCCGGGGCGGAGCCCACCCGGGAGCTCGCGGGCGAGATCCTGCGCTTCGCCCGGGAGAACCTCGCCCCCTACAAGCGGGTGCGCAGGATCGAGTTCACCGACCTGCCCAAGACGATCTCGGGCAAGATCCGCCGCGTGGTGCTGCGCGAGCGCGAGGCGGCCGCCGACCGCCCGGCGGCCGGCGCCCCGGCGGCGCCTCCCGCCGACGGCCTGGGCATCGAGTACACCGAGGCGGACTTCCCGGGACTGCGCGGCTGA